One genomic window of Desulfuromonas sp. TF includes the following:
- the serA gene encoding phosphoglycerate dehydrogenase, translating to MKVLITDEISREGLQPLLDDPRIELDIKLGLSIEELHRVIGEYDAIITRSGTQVDAPLLDHAHRLKIVARAGVGIDNVDVEYASNKGIIVVNAPFGNVNSAAEHTMAILLSLCRNVTVANASLKSGDWKRAPFTGYELKGKTVGIIGIGKVGGRVAMRCKAFEAEVIACDPYVSEKRATDLGVRLVHLDDIVRFADIITVHTPLNEETHNLIDAEHFKGMKDGVIIINCARGGIINEGAMLAALESGKVGGAAFDVWSEEPPRTETLKKLIAHPRMVVTPHLGANTFEAQKNVAVDVSREIVNYLDGRSLENAVNIPKFDPDLMEHMKPFMGLVGKIGEFVSQLAAPNPNKVTFTYNGKLARYDCAPITVCGLAALLNCHTEQEVNMVNARLVARNMGIAVEEVRTTESESFSNLITLTLESAEGRRSIAGTLFEGIPKVVKMRDFLTDFTPEEHMLVITYADKPGLIGRIGTILGEAGINIGFMNLGRQAKAGEAMVVLSLDTPADEKTLERLEAAVDAHFIKAVHMKG from the coding sequence ATGAAGGTCCTCATCACCGACGAAATTTCCCGGGAGGGGCTCCAGCCCCTTCTTGACGATCCCCGCATCGAACTCGATATCAAGCTTGGCCTCTCCATCGAGGAGCTTCATCGGGTGATCGGCGAATATGACGCCATCATTACCCGAAGCGGCACCCAGGTCGACGCTCCCCTGCTCGACCACGCTCACCGGCTTAAGATCGTGGCCCGGGCGGGGGTGGGTATCGACAACGTCGATGTCGAATATGCCAGCAATAAGGGGATCATCGTCGTCAACGCTCCTTTCGGCAACGTCAACTCGGCGGCCGAGCATACGATGGCGATTCTTCTGTCTCTGTGCCGCAACGTGACCGTTGCCAATGCCAGTCTCAAATCTGGTGACTGGAAACGGGCACCTTTCACCGGCTACGAACTCAAAGGCAAGACCGTCGGCATTATCGGCATCGGCAAGGTCGGGGGCAGGGTGGCCATGCGCTGCAAGGCCTTCGAGGCCGAAGTGATCGCCTGCGACCCTTACGTCTCGGAAAAACGGGCGACCGACCTCGGCGTCCGGCTGGTGCATCTGGATGATATCGTCCGTTTTGCCGATATCATCACAGTGCATACTCCCCTCAATGAAGAAACCCACAATTTGATCGATGCCGAGCACTTCAAGGGAATGAAGGACGGGGTCATCATCATCAACTGCGCCCGTGGGGGAATCATCAATGAAGGAGCGATGCTCGCCGCCCTGGAAAGCGGCAAGGTCGGCGGAGCCGCCTTCGATGTCTGGAGCGAAGAGCCCCCGCGCACCGAGACCCTTAAAAAGCTCATTGCCCACCCCCGCATGGTGGTCACGCCCCACCTGGGCGCAAATACGTTTGAGGCCCAGAAAAACGTGGCCGTCGACGTGAGCCGGGAGATCGTCAATTATCTTGACGGACGCTCCCTGGAAAACGCCGTCAACATTCCCAAATTCGATCCCGACCTCATGGAGCATATGAAGCCCTTCATGGGACTTGTCGGCAAGATCGGCGAGTTCGTCTCCCAACTTGCCGCGCCAAATCCCAACAAGGTCACATTCACATACAACGGCAAGCTCGCCCGTTACGATTGCGCTCCCATCACCGTCTGCGGGCTGGCGGCGCTGCTCAATTGCCACACCGAGCAGGAAGTGAATATGGTCAATGCTCGGCTGGTGGCAAGGAACATGGGAATCGCCGTAGAGGAGGTCCGCACAACCGAATCCGAGTCCTTCTCCAATCTGATCACCCTGACTCTCGAATCCGCCGAGGGACGGCGCAGCATCGCCGGAACCCTGTTCGAGGGGATCCCCAAGGTCGTCAAGATGCGCGATTTCCTTACCGATTTCACGCCAGAGGAACACATGCTGGTCATCACCTATGCCGACAAGCCGGGGCTGATCGGCAGGATCGGCACCATTCTCGGTGAAGCCGGAATCAATATCGGCTTCATGAATCTGGGAAGGCAGGCCAAAGCTGGTGAAGCGATGGTGGTTCTTTCTCTGGATACCCCCGCCGACGAGAAAACACTCGAGAGACTGGAAGCCGCCGTCGATGCGCACTTTATCAAGGCGGTGCACATGAAAGGCTGA
- the aroF gene encoding 3-deoxy-7-phosphoheptulonate synthase: MIIVMKQGVSKEELAEVKKRIRELGYRPHVIHGETRNVIGAVGGESGKSVLQALESMPGVENVVPILKPYKLAGREVKPEPSLVEVAGGISVGGERLVVMAGPCSVESEEQILETARAVKDSGATVLRGGAFKPRTSPYSFQGMEEEGLKLLALARQETGLPIVTEVVNPRDVELVARYADIMQVGARNVQNFALLKMLGQLDKPILLKRGMATTIQEFLMSAEYILAEGNRRVMLCERGIRTFETATRNTLDISAVPVLKEQTHLPVIVDPSHATGHASLVPAMCYASVAAGCDGLIVEVHPHPEKASSDGPQSLRPGDFDGMMQKLRKFAEAAGRKL; encoded by the coding sequence ATGATCATCGTCATGAAGCAGGGAGTCAGCAAGGAAGAATTGGCAGAAGTCAAAAAGCGCATCCGAGAACTGGGCTACCGTCCTCACGTCATTCACGGAGAGACCCGCAACGTCATCGGCGCGGTCGGCGGCGAGAGTGGCAAGTCGGTGCTTCAGGCCCTCGAATCGATGCCCGGAGTGGAAAACGTGGTGCCCATCCTCAAGCCTTACAAACTGGCGGGCCGCGAAGTAAAGCCAGAACCGAGCCTGGTGGAGGTGGCCGGAGGAATTTCGGTGGGAGGTGAGCGACTGGTGGTCATGGCCGGGCCCTGTTCGGTGGAGAGCGAGGAGCAGATCCTGGAGACGGCGCGAGCGGTCAAAGACTCTGGGGCCACCGTCCTGCGGGGCGGGGCCTTCAAGCCGCGCACCAGTCCCTATTCCTTCCAGGGGATGGAAGAGGAGGGTCTCAAGCTGCTGGCGCTGGCCCGTCAGGAGACGGGGCTGCCCATCGTCACCGAGGTGGTCAATCCGAGGGATGTCGAGCTGGTGGCCCGTTATGCCGACATCATGCAGGTGGGAGCGCGGAACGTACAGAATTTCGCTCTGCTCAAGATGCTGGGGCAGTTGGACAAGCCGATTCTTCTCAAGCGGGGAATGGCCACCACCATTCAGGAATTCCTGATGAGCGCCGAGTATATCCTGGCCGAGGGAAACCGCCGGGTCATGCTCTGCGAGCGCGGCATCCGCACCTTCGAAACAGCCACCCGCAACACTCTGGACATCTCGGCGGTGCCGGTGCTCAAGGAGCAGACCCACCTGCCGGTGATCGTCGACCCCTCCCACGCCACAGGCCATGCCAGCCTCGTCCCCGCCATGTGCTACGCTTCCGTGGCGGCCGGCTGCGACGGACTGATCGTCGAAGTCCATCCCCATCCCGAAAAGGCTTCCAGCGACGGTCCCCAATCCCTGCGCCCGGGCGATTTTGATGGAATGATGCAAAAGCTGCGAAAATTTGCCGAAGCGGCCGGGAGAAAACTGTAA
- a CDS encoding DNA adenine methylase — MSKPIIPWIGGKRKLADHILPLFPAHQCYAEPFCGAAALFFLKQPSEVEVLNDINGDLVNLYRVVKHHLEELYKQFKWALSSRQNWHWLQSTPPETLTDVQRAARFLYLQKLAFGGRVDGQSFGTATTSRPRFNIFTLEQDLADAHYRLAGTTIEHLHWREVIKRYDRPHTLFYCDPPYWQTEGYGVAFPWEEYEELASLAKSIKGQMILSINDHPDIRELFKDLPVVEVDYKYTVGGGDNQSACVELIYGTWPGGVPERRGYQQGLF, encoded by the coding sequence ATGTCAAAACCGATCATTCCGTGGATAGGCGGCAAGCGCAAACTCGCCGACCACATCCTGCCGCTGTTTCCGGCGCACCAGTGCTATGCCGAGCCTTTTTGCGGCGCAGCGGCTTTGTTCTTTCTCAAGCAGCCCTCCGAGGTGGAGGTGCTCAACGATATCAACGGCGACCTGGTCAATCTATACCGCGTCGTGAAGCACCATTTAGAGGAGCTTTACAAGCAGTTTAAATGGGCGCTGTCCAGCCGGCAGAACTGGCACTGGCTGCAGTCGACCCCGCCGGAGACCCTCACCGACGTGCAGCGCGCCGCCCGCTTCCTCTACCTGCAGAAGCTCGCCTTCGGCGGCCGCGTCGACGGGCAGTCATTCGGCACCGCCACAACCTCGAGGCCCAGGTTCAACATCTTCACCCTCGAGCAGGATCTCGCAGATGCCCATTACCGCCTCGCCGGCACTACCATCGAGCATCTGCACTGGAGAGAGGTGATCAAGCGCTACGACCGGCCGCACACGCTCTTCTACTGCGATCCGCCCTACTGGCAGACCGAAGGCTACGGCGTCGCCTTCCCCTGGGAGGAGTATGAGGAGCTCGCCAGTCTGGCCAAATCGATCAAGGGCCAGATGATCCTCTCCATCAACGACCACCCGGACATCCGGGAGCTGTTTAAGGATCTGCCGGTGGTGGAAGTGGACTATAAATATACAGTGGGGGGAGGAGACAACCAGAGTGCCTGCGTCGAACTGATCTACGGAACATGGCCCGGGGGAGTCCCCGAACGGAGGGGGTATCAGCAGGGTCTTTTTTAG
- a CDS encoding trehalose-6-phosphate synthase: MKKKIDKRLVVVSNRLPIVIDEEEGNWRIAPGSGGLITALAPVMKKNRGLWIGWPGCGEEAPLQKLFEDFGKEQDYRLKGVPLTEEEVEKYYLGFSNETLWPLFHDLLGYCNFSLENWRTYQEVNRRFASIVAEESKDDDFIWVHDYQLTLVGGYLREEGIKQTLAFFLHIPFPSADLFSRLPWKIELLRGMMEYDLIGFQTLRDRRNFVNCAIAMLPEAEVVSRLRHYTLLRYGSRKVKVGHFPISIDFEEFNRGARTKAVEEAAWYLHENLQGRQLVLGIDRLDYTKGLPERFLAFERALEKYPEIRRKITLLQVVVPSRTLVPDYQNLKELLDQLAGRINARFAEQGWIPIHYVYRSLEPTQLLAHYRTSEIALITPLRDGMNLVAKEYCAASVDQNGVLILSEFAGAADQMGKAALLVNPYDIDGTADAIYRAFTMEPEDRRQRLSLLQTIIRRHDVHRWVNQFVSSMKGEEWRE, from the coding sequence ATGAAGAAGAAGATTGACAAGCGGTTGGTGGTCGTATCGAACCGGCTGCCCATCGTGATCGATGAAGAGGAGGGAAACTGGAGGATTGCCCCGGGCTCTGGGGGCCTTATCACTGCGCTGGCTCCGGTGATGAAGAAAAATCGGGGGCTCTGGATCGGCTGGCCGGGGTGCGGCGAGGAAGCTCCCCTGCAGAAGCTGTTCGAGGACTTCGGCAAAGAGCAGGATTACCGTTTAAAGGGCGTTCCCCTGACGGAAGAAGAGGTGGAGAAGTATTACCTGGGATTTTCCAATGAGACACTCTGGCCCCTCTTCCACGACCTGCTGGGCTACTGCAACTTCAGTCTGGAAAACTGGAGGACCTATCAGGAGGTGAACCGTCGCTTCGCTTCCATTGTGGCCGAGGAGAGCAAGGACGACGACTTCATCTGGGTTCACGATTATCAGCTCACACTGGTGGGCGGTTACCTCCGAGAAGAAGGAATCAAACAGACCCTGGCCTTCTTTCTGCACATTCCCTTCCCGTCGGCCGATCTTTTCAGCCGTCTGCCGTGGAAGATTGAACTCCTCCGCGGCATGATGGAGTACGACCTGATCGGCTTTCAGACCTTGCGCGACAGGCGCAATTTCGTCAACTGCGCCATCGCCATGCTCCCCGAGGCGGAAGTGGTGAGCCGTCTGCGTCATTACACGCTGCTTCGATACGGCTCGCGAAAGGTGAAGGTGGGGCATTTCCCCATCAGCATCGACTTTGAGGAGTTCAACCGGGGAGCCCGCACCAAAGCGGTGGAAGAGGCGGCTTGGTATCTGCACGAGAACCTCCAGGGACGGCAGCTGGTGCTGGGCATCGACCGGCTGGACTATACCAAGGGGCTTCCCGAACGCTTCCTGGCCTTTGAGAGAGCCCTTGAAAAATACCCCGAGATCCGCCGGAAGATCACCCTCCTGCAGGTGGTGGTGCCGAGCCGGACCCTTGTTCCCGATTATCAGAATCTGAAGGAGCTCCTCGATCAGCTCGCCGGTCGGATCAATGCGCGTTTCGCCGAGCAGGGATGGATTCCCATCCACTATGTCTATCGCAGCCTTGAGCCGACTCAGTTGCTGGCTCATTACCGGACCTCGGAGATCGCCCTGATTACTCCGCTGCGCGACGGCATGAACCTGGTGGCCAAGGAATATTGCGCCGCCTCCGTCGATCAGAACGGAGTGCTGATCCTGAGCGAATTCGCCGGCGCCGCGGACCAGATGGGCAAAGCGGCTCTCCTCGTTAACCCTTATGATATAGATGGTACGGCGGATGCGATTTACAGGGCCTTCACCATGGAGCCGGAAGACCGCCGCCAGCGGCTGTCTCTGCTCCAGACGATCATCCGCCGCCATGACGTGCACCGTTGGGTCAATCAGTTCGTCAGCTCCATGAAGGGGGAAGAGTGGCGGGAGTAA
- the otsB gene encoding trehalose-phosphatase, with product MDPADSAKLNAFWRSLRQASQRALLLDYDGTLAPFREERNQAVPYAGVREELEAILAYGKTRMVIISGRSIEDLLPLLGLEQPPEIWGCHGWERLLPDGGYELGDLPEMAAKALEEAECRVRQAGFAERCERKPVSVAFHWRGLDPEKIARLENEMTEAWTPLAERGGLELHPFDGGLELRVPGRDKGFAVRRIFADLDEGAAVAYLGDDRTDEDAFRVMEGRGLSVLVRREPRPTAAELRLEPPEELLQFLSQWLAVCASDGRGP from the coding sequence ATGGATCCAGCCGACAGCGCAAAACTGAACGCCTTCTGGCGGAGTCTGCGACAGGCGTCGCAACGTGCACTGCTCCTCGATTACGACGGAACCCTGGCGCCATTCCGGGAGGAGCGGAACCAGGCTGTTCCCTACGCCGGAGTTCGGGAGGAGCTCGAAGCCATTCTGGCCTACGGGAAGACCCGGATGGTGATCATCAGCGGGCGCAGCATCGAAGATCTTCTCCCCCTTCTTGGACTGGAGCAGCCTCCGGAGATCTGGGGTTGTCACGGATGGGAGCGCCTGCTGCCTGATGGCGGCTATGAGCTTGGAGACCTGCCCGAAATGGCTGCCAAAGCCCTGGAGGAAGCAGAGTGCCGGGTTCGGCAGGCCGGTTTCGCGGAGCGCTGCGAGAGAAAGCCCGTGTCGGTGGCCTTTCACTGGCGGGGTCTGGATCCGGAAAAAATCGCACGGCTTGAAAACGAAATGACAGAGGCCTGGACGCCCCTGGCCGAGCGCGGCGGCCTTGAGCTTCACCCTTTCGACGGCGGGCTCGAACTGCGCGTTCCGGGGAGGGACAAGGGGTTTGCGGTGCGGCGGATCTTTGCCGATCTGGATGAGGGGGCTGCCGTCGCCTACCTGGGGGATGACCGGACCGACGAAGATGCCTTCCGCGTCATGGAGGGGAGGGGGCTGAGCGTTCTGGTGCGCCGGGAGCCGCGTCCGACCGCGGCCGAATTGCGGCTGGAGCCGCCGGAGGAGTTGCTGCAATTTCTGTCTCAATGGCTTGCGGTCTGCGCCTCAGATGGGAGAGGTCCATGA